One Streptomyces sp. ML-6 genomic region harbors:
- a CDS encoding Zn-dependent alcohol dehydrogenase produces MRGVVFDGIRTEVVDDLEVREPGPGEVLVAVAAAGLCHSDLSVIDGTIPFPAPVVLGHEGAGVVEAVGAGVSHVAPGDHVSLSTLANCGACAQCDRGRPTMCRKAIGMPGQPFSRQGKPLYQFASNSAFAERTLVRAVQAVRIPKDLPLASAALIGCGVLTGVGAVLNRAKVDRGDTVVVIGTGGIGLNVIQGARIAGALTIVAVDSNPEKEEAARGFGATHFLTSADGVREILPHGADHAFECVGRTELVRAAVDLLDRHGQAVLLGVPAATAEASFLVSSMYLDKSILGCRYGSSRPQRDIALYADLYREGRLLLDELVTRTYPVEDFAGAADDARHGRVARGVLVF; encoded by the coding sequence ATGAGAGGCGTCGTCTTCGACGGCATCCGGACCGAGGTCGTCGACGACCTGGAGGTGCGCGAGCCTGGCCCCGGCGAGGTGCTGGTGGCGGTGGCCGCGGCCGGACTGTGCCACAGCGATCTGTCCGTGATCGACGGGACGATCCCGTTCCCGGCGCCGGTGGTGCTCGGGCACGAGGGCGCGGGCGTGGTCGAGGCGGTCGGCGCGGGCGTCTCCCATGTGGCGCCCGGCGACCACGTGTCCCTGTCCACGCTCGCCAACTGCGGGGCCTGCGCCCAGTGCGACCGGGGCAGGCCGACCATGTGCCGCAAGGCGATCGGGATGCCGGGGCAGCCGTTCTCCCGGCAGGGGAAGCCGCTGTACCAGTTCGCCTCCAACTCGGCCTTCGCCGAACGGACCCTGGTCAGGGCCGTGCAGGCGGTGAGGATCCCGAAGGACCTGCCGCTGGCCTCCGCGGCCCTGATCGGCTGCGGGGTGCTGACGGGCGTCGGCGCCGTGCTCAACCGGGCGAAGGTGGACCGGGGCGACACGGTCGTGGTGATCGGCACCGGCGGCATCGGGCTCAACGTGATCCAGGGCGCCCGGATCGCGGGCGCCCTGACGATCGTCGCCGTCGACAGCAACCCGGAGAAGGAGGAGGCCGCCCGGGGGTTCGGCGCCACCCACTTCCTGACCTCGGCCGACGGGGTGCGGGAGATCCTGCCCCACGGCGCCGACCACGCCTTCGAATGCGTCGGCCGCACGGAGCTGGTCCGGGCCGCCGTCGACCTGCTGGACCGGCACGGCCAGGCGGTCCTGCTGGGCGTCCCGGCCGCGACGGCCGAGGCCTCGTTCCTCGTCTCGTCGATGTACCTGGACAAGTCGATCCTGGGCTGCCGGTACGGCTCCTCGCGCCCGCAACGGGACATCGCGCTCTACGCGGACCTGTACCGGGAGGGCCGGCTGCTCCTGGACGAACTCGTCACCCGCACCTACCCGGTGGAGGACTTCGCCGGGGCGGCGGACGACGCGCGCCACGGCCGGGTGGCCCGGGGCGTGCTGGTGTTCTGA
- a CDS encoding helix-turn-helix domain-containing protein codes for MPHRIAVLALDGLLPFELGIPQRIFGRSFGVEAHDRGRSLYEVVTCSVRAPGPIRTDADFTITVEHGPEALATADTVVIPASYELGPVHTEGRLTDELAAALAHVRAGTRMVSICTGSYVLAAAGYLDGRPATTHWWHADHFQQLFPKVRVDPDVLFIDDGDVLTSAGVAAGIDLCLHIVRRDHGTAVANDVARRTVVPPHRDGGQAQYIRRPVPDDRFATTTTARTWALGRLERPIQLRDMAQQESMSVRTFTRRFREEVGVSPVQWLTRQRVERARQLLESTDLSIDQVARDAGFGTSTSLRQHLQAALGVSPTVYRRTFRSGRV; via the coding sequence ATGCCGCACCGGATCGCCGTCCTGGCCCTCGACGGGCTGCTCCCCTTCGAGTTGGGCATTCCGCAGAGGATCTTCGGCCGCTCGTTCGGCGTCGAGGCCCACGACAGGGGCCGCAGCCTGTACGAGGTCGTGACCTGCTCCGTCCGCGCCCCGGGGCCGATCCGTACCGACGCGGACTTCACGATCACCGTCGAGCACGGCCCGGAGGCCCTGGCCACCGCCGACACGGTCGTGATCCCCGCCAGTTACGAACTCGGCCCCGTCCACACGGAGGGCCGGCTCACCGACGAGCTCGCCGCCGCGCTCGCGCACGTCCGGGCGGGCACCCGGATGGTCTCCATCTGCACGGGCAGCTACGTGCTGGCCGCCGCCGGGTACCTGGACGGGCGGCCCGCCACCACCCACTGGTGGCATGCCGACCACTTCCAGCAGCTCTTCCCGAAGGTACGGGTCGATCCGGACGTCCTGTTCATCGACGACGGGGACGTCCTGACCTCCGCCGGGGTCGCCGCCGGGATCGACCTCTGCCTGCACATCGTGCGCCGCGACCACGGCACCGCCGTCGCCAACGACGTCGCCCGCCGCACGGTCGTGCCCCCGCACCGGGACGGCGGGCAGGCGCAGTACATCCGGCGCCCCGTGCCCGACGACCGGTTCGCGACCACGACCACCGCCCGCACCTGGGCGCTCGGGCGGCTGGAGCGGCCGATCCAGCTGCGCGACATGGCGCAGCAGGAGTCGATGAGCGTGCGGACGTTCACCCGCCGGTTCCGGGAGGAGGTCGGGGTCAGCCCCGTCCAGTGGCTGACCCGGCAGCGGGTCGAACGGGCCCGGCAGCTGCTGGAGTCGACGGACCTGTCGATCGACCAGGTGGCGAGGGACGCGGGCTTCGGCACGTCCACGTCGCTGCGGCAGCACCTCCAGGCGGCGCTGGGGGTGTCCCCGACGGTGTACCGGCGCACGTTCCGGTCCGGGCGGGTCTGA
- a CDS encoding DUF2809 domain-containing protein, whose protein sequence is MHEETVAGESRTVRRARTTRRARAVAAGGAVLTVLAGLGVRAFADGDFAKYAGDALYTVLICALVAVIAPGARPAVAAGAALSFSWAVELLQLTGIPADLAGRSAVARLVLGSTFNAPDLFWYAVGAGFAWAVAALVTSPSSPGCAPRTSASR, encoded by the coding sequence ATGCACGAGGAAACGGTGGCGGGGGAGTCCCGCACGGTCCGGCGCGCACGCACGACTCGGCGCGCCCGCGCGGTCGCGGCCGGGGGCGCGGTGCTGACCGTCCTCGCCGGGCTCGGGGTCAGGGCGTTCGCGGACGGCGACTTCGCCAAGTACGCCGGGGACGCGCTCTACACCGTGCTGATCTGCGCCCTGGTCGCCGTGATCGCGCCCGGCGCGCGCCCGGCCGTCGCGGCCGGGGCGGCGCTGTCGTTCAGCTGGGCGGTGGAACTGCTGCAACTGACCGGGATACCGGCGGACCTCGCCGGCCGCAGCGCGGTGGCACGGCTGGTGCTCGGCTCGACGTTCAACGCGCCCGACCTGTTCTGGTACGCGGTGGGGGCGGGGTTCGCCTGGGCGGTGGCGGCCCTGGTCACTTCCCCTTCTTCTCCCGGCTGCGCTCCTCGGACTTCTGCATCTCGATGA
- a CDS encoding MFS transporter — MLGDVTQTTQSPADRDGTRHEGRGDDRNGDRRTASEAPRRPARRRVHRAWIVAVVTFVTIIGGAAFNSLPGLLIDPLHTEFGWSRGEIGLAVSIDMALYGLTAPFAAALMDRFGIRRVVVVALGAVAAGALASVWMTASWQLMIYWGLLVGLGTGSMALAFSATVTNRWFVARRGLVTGILTAAGASGQLVFLPLCAWIVSEHGWRPASVTVGLAALVVVPFVWLLLHDHPADVGLAPYGGTYVEKPAPERGAAGRAVRVLIEAARTGPFWLLAGTFAICGASTNGLIRTHFVPSAHDHGMPITAAASLLAVIGIFDVIGTIFSGWLTDRFDARRLLAVYYALRGISLLFLPMLMAPTVQPPMVFFIVFYGLDWVATVPPTLALCREQYGKDSAIVFGWVLASHQVGAALVAFLGGVARDAFGSYDVVWYASGALCATAALMALVIRRVREPEDEDAVVTTG, encoded by the coding sequence ATGCTGGGTGACGTGACCCAGACGACCCAAAGCCCCGCCGACCGGGACGGCACCCGGCACGAAGGACGCGGCGACGACCGGAACGGCGACCGGCGGACGGCCTCCGAGGCCCCCCGCCGCCCCGCCCGACGACGCGTCCACCGCGCCTGGATCGTCGCCGTCGTCACCTTCGTGACGATCATCGGCGGCGCCGCCTTCAACTCCCTGCCCGGCCTCCTCATCGACCCGCTCCACACGGAATTCGGCTGGTCGCGGGGGGAGATCGGGCTCGCGGTCTCCATCGACATGGCGCTGTACGGGCTGACCGCGCCGTTCGCCGCCGCGCTGATGGACCGCTTCGGCATCCGCAGGGTGGTCGTCGTCGCGCTCGGCGCGGTGGCGGCCGGGGCGCTGGCCAGTGTCTGGATGACCGCCTCCTGGCAGCTGATGATCTACTGGGGCCTGCTCGTCGGCCTCGGCACCGGCTCCATGGCGCTGGCGTTCTCCGCCACCGTCACCAACCGCTGGTTCGTGGCCCGGCGCGGCCTGGTCACCGGCATCCTCACCGCCGCGGGCGCCTCCGGCCAGCTGGTCTTCCTGCCGCTGTGCGCCTGGATCGTCTCCGAGCACGGCTGGCGCCCGGCCTCGGTGACCGTGGGGCTCGCGGCCCTGGTCGTCGTCCCGTTCGTATGGCTCCTGCTGCACGACCACCCGGCCGACGTGGGCCTCGCCCCGTACGGCGGTACGTACGTGGAGAAGCCCGCGCCCGAACGGGGCGCGGCGGGACGGGCCGTGCGGGTCCTGATCGAGGCGGCGCGCACCGGGCCGTTCTGGCTGCTGGCGGGGACGTTCGCGATCTGCGGCGCCTCCACCAACGGCCTGATCCGTACGCACTTCGTTCCCTCGGCCCACGACCACGGCATGCCGATCACCGCCGCGGCCTCGCTGCTCGCCGTCATCGGGATCTTCGACGTCATCGGCACGATCTTCTCCGGCTGGCTCACCGACCGCTTCGACGCCCGCCGGCTGCTCGCCGTCTACTACGCGCTGCGCGGGATCTCGCTGCTCTTCCTGCCGATGCTGATGGCGCCGACGGTCCAGCCGCCGATGGTGTTCTTCATCGTTTTCTACGGCCTGGACTGGGTCGCCACCGTCCCGCCGACGCTGGCCCTGTGCCGGGAGCAGTACGGCAAGGACAGCGCCATCGTCTTCGGCTGGGTCCTCGCCTCCCACCAGGTGGGCGCGGCGCTGGTGGCGTTCCTCGGCGGGGTCGCGCGGGACGCGTTCGGCTCGTACGACGTGGTCTGGTACGCGTCGGGGGCGCTGTGCGCGACGGCGGCGCTGATGGCCCTGGTGATCCGGCGGGTCCGCGAACCGGAGGACGAGGACGCGGTCGTGACCACGGGCTGA
- a CDS encoding DUF6585 family protein: MAAAPKPLSPEAVELASTHRLGALEGTFVPKRLNRLIFALYIFMTIHLLVMFVIPGLLFLWWLRRTPDFSRKQAAKRLHLFENGLIVNPQSGDGTVVIRWDSVRLYQDITQKIINGIPGPTEYVYSAVGPGRDSAGITHFYEGPEIWGPHMQQCVLRAQGPTALRSAREGGTVDFGYFSLSRTGITARTMGRLPWSDVREIRIAAGRVLVTRTGGPGGPTGSGGPGGSGVWCNAAVSDVVNLHVFLAVAGELSADGRAA, translated from the coding sequence ATGGCAGCAGCACCGAAACCCCTGTCGCCCGAGGCCGTCGAACTGGCCTCGACCCACCGACTCGGCGCCCTGGAAGGCACGTTCGTCCCCAAGCGCTTGAACAGACTGATCTTCGCCCTCTACATCTTCATGACGATCCACCTCCTGGTGATGTTCGTGATACCCGGTCTGCTGTTTCTCTGGTGGCTGCGCCGGACGCCGGACTTCAGCCGGAAGCAGGCCGCCAAGCGTCTCCACCTGTTCGAGAACGGGCTGATCGTGAACCCGCAGTCCGGCGACGGCACGGTCGTCATCCGCTGGGATTCCGTGCGGCTCTACCAGGACATCACCCAGAAGATCATCAACGGCATTCCCGGGCCCACCGAGTACGTCTACTCCGCCGTGGGGCCGGGCCGCGACAGCGCGGGCATCACCCACTTCTACGAAGGCCCCGAGATCTGGGGACCCCACATGCAGCAGTGCGTCCTGCGCGCCCAGGGCCCGACGGCCCTGCGGTCGGCCCGGGAGGGCGGGACGGTCGACTTCGGGTACTTCTCGCTCTCCCGTACCGGCATCACCGCCAGGACGATGGGGCGCCTCCCCTGGTCGGACGTCCGGGAGATCCGGATCGCGGCGGGCAGGGTCCTCGTCACGAGGACCGGCGGCCCAGGTGGACCTACCGGATCCGGTGGACCCGGCGGATCCGGTGTCTGGTGCAACGCCGCGGTCAGCGACGTCGTGAACCTCCACGTCTTCCTGGCCGTCGCCGGGGAACTCTCCGCCGACGGCCGGGCGGCCTGA
- a CDS encoding LysR family transcriptional regulator has protein sequence MFEIDALRLLVTVAESGSFTKAASQLAYTQSAVSRRIASLEKRAGGPLFERLARGVRLTPAGHALHRHAVEVLDRLSRAEHEMAAIHAGRGGTLRVGAFATANISLVPGALRAFSRSAPDVEVIATEGRSGALMRGLAEGALDLAVVSDYPACPPSFDTVTTEVLLEDELFVVLSRTHRLAGAGTVDLRELRDETWLQDVSADRPTLLAEVCARAGFRPRRTIRIAEWTGKFGFAAAGLGVALVPSLAAWAVPAELSVCRLGDLAPRRTVHVALPAAAPLPAALGLRELLREAVG, from the coding sequence GTGTTCGAGATCGACGCACTGCGTCTGCTGGTGACCGTGGCCGAGTCCGGGTCCTTCACGAAGGCCGCGTCCCAACTCGCCTATACCCAGTCCGCGGTGTCCCGGCGCATCGCCTCGCTGGAGAAACGCGCGGGCGGCCCGCTCTTCGAACGGCTTGCCCGGGGCGTGCGGTTGACCCCGGCCGGGCACGCGCTGCACCGGCATGCCGTGGAGGTGCTCGACCGCCTGTCGAGGGCGGAACACGAGATGGCCGCGATCCACGCGGGGCGGGGCGGGACGCTGCGGGTGGGGGCGTTCGCCACGGCCAACATCTCCTTGGTCCCCGGTGCGTTGCGGGCGTTCTCGCGGTCCGCGCCGGACGTCGAGGTCATCGCGACCGAGGGCCGGAGCGGGGCGCTGATGCGGGGCCTCGCGGAGGGGGCGCTCGACCTGGCCGTGGTGAGCGACTACCCGGCCTGCCCGCCGTCCTTCGACACCGTCACGACCGAGGTCCTGCTGGAGGACGAACTGTTCGTCGTGCTCTCCCGCACGCACCGCCTGGCCGGGGCCGGAACGGTCGACCTGCGCGAACTGCGCGACGAGACCTGGCTCCAGGACGTGTCCGCCGACCGGCCCACGCTGCTCGCCGAGGTGTGCGCCCGAGCCGGTTTCAGGCCGAGGCGGACGATCAGGATCGCCGAATGGACCGGAAAGTTCGGCTTTGCGGCTGCCGGACTGGGAGTCGCGCTGGTCCCCTCGCTGGCCGCCTGGGCGGTCCCCGCCGAACTCTCCGTCTGCCGACTCGGCGACCTCGCGCCGCGCCGCACCGTGCACGTCGCGCTGCCCGCCGCCGCCCCGCTTCCGGCGGCGCTGGGACTGCGGGAGCTGCTGCGCGAGGCCGTCGGCTGA
- a CDS encoding flavin reductase family protein: MAATALRYLRSVGAATGTGPAPVDPLPRPELRAVADDERPPVDPAEFRRVLGHFASGVTVVTAPAPDGEGGPAGFACQSFASLSLDPPLVAFMVARTSTTWPRIARAGLFCVNVLGADQGALCRGFAVSGADKFAGVAYGAAPVTGSPLLDSVPAWIDCRIHAVHTGGDHLIVVGRVEALGAAGAADGTGPEGAGPLLFHRGTFGRFGPLDG; this comes from the coding sequence ATGGCCGCCACCGCCCTCCGGTACCTCAGGTCCGTCGGTGCCGCCACCGGTACGGGACCGGCGCCCGTCGATCCGCTGCCGCGCCCGGAGCTGCGGGCGGTCGCCGACGACGAGCGTCCTCCCGTCGACCCGGCCGAATTCCGCCGCGTGCTGGGCCACTTCGCCAGCGGGGTCACCGTCGTCACCGCGCCCGCCCCGGACGGCGAGGGGGGTCCGGCGGGCTTCGCCTGCCAGTCCTTCGCGTCGCTCTCCCTCGATCCGCCGCTGGTCGCCTTCATGGTCGCCCGCACCTCGACGACCTGGCCGCGCATCGCCCGCGCCGGGCTCTTCTGCGTCAACGTCCTCGGCGCGGACCAGGGCGCGTTGTGCCGGGGCTTCGCGGTGAGCGGGGCCGACAAGTTCGCGGGGGTGGCGTACGGGGCGGCGCCGGTGACCGGGTCACCGCTGCTGGATTCCGTACCGGCCTGGATCGACTGCCGCATCCACGCCGTCCACACCGGGGGCGACCACCTGATCGTCGTCGGCCGGGTGGAGGCGCTGGGAGCGGCGGGGGCGGCGGACGGGACGGGGCCGGAGGGGGCCGGGCCGCTGCTGTTCCACCGGGGGACGTTCGGACGGTTCGGGCCGCTCGACGGCTGA